A portion of the Streptomyces sp. NBC_00376 genome contains these proteins:
- the eccCa gene encoding type VII secretion protein EccCa yields the protein MSTRLIHRPARTTRPPAASEARTIEAPPNLPEGKSGNIAMSLLPVAGVMSSVVMMTVVRNSQFAGLGAIILVVTVIGSVALVFSQRGKAQRTRRTQREAYLAYLEDLREELSIEERRRAERADVLNPPPHALYDIVRDPARVWERRRLDGDFLRVRVGTGEMPVRDLTVAQQGSSVLSPPDTFMLNEASALMDRFRTGTELPLTVPLDRVGNISVIGPREDCLRVARALLVQTAATHAPDDVAMALAVPGERLADWEWAKWMPHLLDTEQFDGPVAARRIAPSAPQLARQIGPELRRRASYAAEVRRGLSGKDALSMTSRLLVVTDGHGEDAVDLPRPDDAVGLREMGVSVLHLLEHRVQEPGHVSVRITVDGDSVVIEDLREQEPVSAHGTVDEVGIPFAEGLARMLAPMRLSAESMVDAPLSGPVDFADLLGIDDVARLDLSRMWAPRGERAFLRVPIGISDSHQPVLLDLKESSELGMGPHGLCVGATGSGKSELLRTLVLALVATHPPEDLALVLVDYKGGATFAPFAELPHVAGVITNLENQAGLVERVHASLAGEVKRRQQVLKDAGNVADIGDYAALRADRRPDLDPLPHLFVVIDEFGELLTAKPDFIDLFLSIGRIGRSIGVHLLLSSQRIEGGKLKGLDTYLSYRLGLRTFSADESRTVLDTTDAFHLPPLPGFGYLKVDTSHYERFKASYVSGAYRGPVQRDEEQDSGPLALEYEAFNTLAEPESPGEEPKVRRRETGPTEMGVIVDQLREAAGTVRRIWLPPLPGAIALDKVAGPLDVGPRGMQLAKRRGPLQVPLGLRDDPTKQWQGQWYLDLTVAGGHVAVIGGPQAGKTTLLRTLALAISLTHTPQEVGVYGLDLVGGGLQAVSGLPHVGGVAGRADRERAGRTVEEVRGMLAVREELFREHGIDSVEQLRSLHAAGRLPQLASAEIVLIIDGFGALRDDFDELDDAVVDILKRGGGYGIHVVAGMLRWNDVRIATQSNFGTRVELRLNDPSESSIDRKLAQTLSPDEPGRVLTDGKLFAQVALPRTDGVADVSDLGAVLEHTARTVRATWSGEVAQPVRILPHVLEPHLLPGPVAEPKRVPIGLDQTALAPAVLDLFHHDQHLLVLGDSECGKTNLLKTVAAGLIERYGEEELVFAVMDPRRGLRGAIPEEFRGGYAYNAKMCAGLAAGIATELEKRLPDDRADTEDLEPGSWGSGPRIVILVDDYDVLTTAGQAPLDPFLPYIPSAVDIGLHFVLTRRVAGASRGMYDPLMLGLRESGASALLMAGDRSEGQLFPGVYATQQPPGRGVFIRRGRQNRLIQTVYTAE from the coding sequence ATGAGTACCCGACTGATCCACCGCCCGGCCAGGACCACCCGGCCGCCGGCCGCCTCCGAGGCGCGCACCATCGAGGCCCCGCCGAACCTGCCCGAGGGCAAGTCGGGCAACATCGCGATGTCGCTGTTGCCCGTCGCCGGCGTGATGTCCTCCGTCGTGATGATGACGGTCGTACGCAACAGTCAGTTCGCCGGGCTCGGGGCGATCATCCTCGTCGTCACCGTCATCGGCTCCGTGGCGCTGGTCTTCTCGCAGCGCGGCAAGGCCCAGCGCACCCGCCGTACCCAGCGCGAGGCCTACCTCGCCTATCTGGAGGACTTGCGCGAGGAGCTCTCGATCGAGGAGCGCCGGCGGGCCGAGCGGGCCGATGTCCTCAATCCGCCGCCGCACGCCCTGTACGACATAGTGCGCGACCCGGCCCGGGTCTGGGAGCGGCGCCGGCTCGACGGCGACTTCCTGCGGGTGCGCGTCGGCACGGGTGAGATGCCGGTACGCGATCTGACGGTCGCCCAGCAGGGTTCGTCCGTCCTCTCGCCGCCCGACACCTTCATGCTCAACGAGGCGTCCGCGCTGATGGACCGCTTCCGTACCGGCACCGAACTCCCGCTCACCGTCCCGCTCGACCGGGTCGGCAACATCAGCGTCATCGGTCCCCGCGAGGACTGTCTGCGCGTCGCGCGCGCCCTGCTCGTCCAGACCGCCGCCACACATGCCCCCGACGACGTCGCGATGGCGCTCGCCGTGCCCGGTGAGCGGCTGGCCGACTGGGAGTGGGCCAAGTGGATGCCGCACCTGCTCGACACCGAGCAGTTCGACGGCCCGGTCGCCGCCCGCCGGATCGCCCCGTCCGCGCCCCAGCTGGCCCGCCAGATCGGTCCGGAACTGCGCCGCCGCGCCTCGTACGCGGCCGAGGTACGGCGCGGTCTGTCCGGTAAGGACGCGCTGTCCATGACGTCCCGGCTGCTGGTCGTCACCGACGGGCACGGCGAGGACGCCGTCGACCTGCCGCGACCGGACGACGCGGTCGGCCTGCGCGAGATGGGCGTCAGCGTGCTGCACCTGCTGGAGCACCGGGTCCAGGAGCCGGGACACGTCAGCGTTCGGATCACCGTCGACGGCGACTCGGTGGTCATCGAGGACCTGCGCGAGCAGGAACCGGTCAGCGCCCACGGCACCGTGGACGAGGTCGGCATCCCGTTCGCCGAGGGCCTGGCCCGGATGCTGGCGCCGATGCGGCTGTCCGCCGAGTCGATGGTGGACGCCCCGCTCTCCGGTCCGGTGGACTTCGCCGACCTGCTCGGCATCGACGACGTGGCGCGCCTCGACCTGTCGCGGATGTGGGCGCCGCGCGGCGAACGCGCCTTCCTGCGGGTGCCGATCGGTATCAGCGACTCCCACCAGCCGGTGCTCCTGGACCTCAAGGAGTCCTCCGAGCTGGGCATGGGGCCGCACGGGCTGTGTGTCGGGGCGACCGGTTCCGGCAAGTCGGAGCTGCTGCGCACCCTGGTCCTCGCCCTGGTGGCCACGCATCCGCCGGAGGACCTCGCGCTGGTCCTGGTCGACTACAAGGGCGGTGCGACCTTCGCCCCGTTCGCGGAGCTGCCGCACGTGGCCGGGGTCATCACCAACCTGGAGAACCAGGCGGGCCTCGTCGAGCGGGTGCACGCCTCGCTCGCCGGTGAGGTCAAGCGCCGTCAGCAGGTGCTCAAGGACGCGGGCAATGTCGCCGACATCGGTGACTACGCGGCGCTGCGCGCGGACCGGCGGCCCGATCTGGACCCGCTGCCGCATCTGTTCGTCGTGATCGACGAGTTCGGTGAACTCCTCACCGCGAAGCCGGACTTCATCGACCTGTTCCTGTCCATCGGCCGGATCGGCCGTTCCATCGGTGTGCATCTGCTGCTGTCCAGCCAGCGCATCGAGGGCGGCAAGCTCAAGGGCCTGGACACCTATCTCTCGTACCGGCTCGGTCTGCGTACGTTCTCCGCCGACGAGTCGCGCACGGTCCTGGACACCACCGACGCCTTCCATCTGCCGCCGCTGCCCGGTTTCGGCTATCTCAAGGTCGACACCAGCCATTACGAGCGCTTCAAGGCGAGCTATGTCTCGGGCGCGTACCGGGGGCCGGTGCAGCGTGACGAGGAGCAGGACAGTGGTCCGCTGGCCCTGGAGTACGAGGCGTTCAACACCCTGGCCGAGCCGGAGAGTCCGGGCGAGGAGCCGAAGGTGCGGCGCCGGGAGACCGGCCCGACCGAGATGGGCGTGATCGTCGACCAGCTGCGGGAGGCGGCCGGTACGGTGCGCCGGATCTGGCTGCCGCCGCTGCCCGGTGCGATCGCCCTGGACAAGGTCGCGGGGCCGCTGGACGTGGGCCCGCGCGGGATGCAGCTCGCCAAGCGGCGCGGCCCGCTCCAGGTGCCGCTCGGGCTGCGCGACGACCCGACCAAGCAGTGGCAGGGCCAGTGGTACCTGGACCTCACGGTGGCGGGCGGTCACGTCGCGGTCATCGGCGGTCCGCAGGCCGGCAAGACGACGCTGCTGCGCACCCTCGCGCTGGCGATCTCGCTGACCCACACCCCGCAGGAGGTCGGCGTCTACGGCCTCGACCTGGTCGGCGGCGGCCTCCAGGCCGTGTCGGGGCTGCCGCACGTCGGCGGGGTCGCCGGCCGTGCGGACCGGGAGCGCGCGGGGCGCACCGTCGAGGAGGTCCGGGGCATGCTCGCGGTCCGCGAGGAGCTGTTCCGCGAGCACGGCATCGACTCCGTGGAGCAGCTGCGTTCGCTGCACGCGGCGGGCCGGCTGCCGCAGCTGGCCTCGGCCGAGATCGTGCTGATCATCGATGGATTCGGCGCGCTGCGCGACGACTTCGACGAGCTGGACGACGCCGTCGTGGACATCCTCAAGCGCGGTGGCGGCTACGGCATCCACGTCGTCGCGGGCATGCTCCGCTGGAACGACGTACGCATCGCCACCCAGTCGAACTTCGGCACCCGGGTCGAGCTGCGGCTCAACGACCCCAGTGAGTCCAGCATCGACCGGAAGCTGGCGCAGACCCTGTCGCCCGACGAGCCGGGCCGCGTCCTCACCGACGGCAAGCTCTTCGCGCAGGTCGCGCTGCCCCGCACGGACGGTGTCGCGGACGTGTCGGACCTGGGCGCGGTCCTGGAGCACACCGCCCGTACGGTCCGCGCCACCTGGAGCGGCGAGGTCGCCCAGCCGGTCCGGATCCTGCCGCACGTCCTGGAGCCGCATCTGCTGCCGGGCCCGGTCGCCGAGCCCAAGCGGGTGCCGATCGGCCTGGACCAGACGGCGCTGGCGCCCGCCGTGCTCGACCTGTTCCACCACGACCAGCACCTGCTGGTCCTGGGCGACAGCGAGTGCGGCAAGACCAACCTGCTGAAGACGGTCGCCGCCGGGCTGATCGAGCGCTACGGCGAGGAGGAGCTGGTCTTCGCCGTCATGGACCCGCGGCGCGGTCTGCGCGGCGCGATCCCCGAGGAGTTCCGCGGCGGGTACGCGTACAACGCAAAGATGTGCGCGGGTCTGGCCGCGGGTATCGCCACCGAGCTGGAGAAGCGGTTGCCGGACGACCGGGCGGACACCGAGGACCTGGAGCCCGGCAGCTGGGGCAGCGGTCCGCGGATCGTGATCCTGGTCGACGACTACGACGTGCTGACCACCGCCGGTCAGGCGCCGCTCGACCCGTTCCTGCCGTACATCCCGTCCGCCGTCGACATCGGTCTCCACTTCGTGCTGACCCGACGGGTCGCGGGCGCCTCGCGCGGAATGTACGACCCGCTGATGCTGGGGCTGCGCGAGTCGGGGGCCTCGGCGCTCCTGATGGCGGGCGACCGCAGCGAGGGACAGCTGTTCCCCGGTGTGTACGCGACCCAGCAGCCGCCGGGGCGCGGGGTGTTCATCCGCAGGGGCCGGCAGAACCGTCTGATCCAGACCGTGTACACCGCGGAGTGA
- a CDS encoding DUF6508 domain-containing protein has product MVNRVDAPRYRDTTDRPVHHLTVANSRGEAMGYLWADDEDDSAGWCLRPAGDRHGFSEGLDWSAKLGAAKARGLAPTAALAELARGSDPRCVSHVVPGSLATAPSLDALKELAQAVTEADDRRLLAQLDRGNTDAWRELSQALAALTDEDRDVRWTEGGRQPDGTWRMSYPIHGERLDRLVRALPAVGAVTPAYLWRDNPPPAVPADGRMAPADAVRAATAVVRGERFCDGTIAEAARNGLLDAVARSLCVWYETEVGGPHGVP; this is encoded by the coding sequence ATGGTGAACCGGGTTGACGCACCGCGTTACCGCGACACGACCGACAGGCCGGTCCACCACCTCACCGTCGCCAACTCCCGCGGCGAGGCGATGGGCTACCTGTGGGCCGACGACGAGGACGACTCGGCCGGATGGTGCCTGCGGCCCGCCGGCGACCGGCACGGGTTCAGCGAAGGGCTCGATTGGTCCGCGAAGCTCGGCGCCGCCAAGGCGCGCGGGCTCGCGCCCACGGCGGCGCTCGCCGAGCTGGCCCGCGGTTCGGACCCCAGGTGCGTCAGCCATGTCGTGCCGGGCTCCCTGGCCACGGCCCCGTCCCTGGACGCCCTGAAGGAGCTGGCCCAGGCCGTCACCGAGGCCGACGACCGGCGGCTGCTGGCCCAGCTCGACCGCGGGAACACCGACGCGTGGCGTGAGTTGAGCCAGGCGCTCGCCGCGCTCACGGACGAGGACCGCGATGTGCGGTGGACCGAGGGCGGACGGCAGCCCGACGGCACCTGGCGGATGAGCTATCCGATCCACGGCGAGCGGCTCGACCGCCTGGTGCGCGCGCTGCCCGCCGTCGGCGCGGTGACGCCCGCGTACCTGTGGCGGGACAACCCGCCGCCGGCCGTGCCCGCCGACGGACGGATGGCCCCGGCCGACGCGGTGCGCGCGGCCACGGCCGTGGTGCGCGGCGAACGGTTCTGCGACGGGACGATCGCCGAGGCGGCGCGGAACGGGCTTCTCGACGCCGTGGCCCGGTCGTTGTGTGTCTGGTACGAGACCGAAGTCGGCGGCCCGCACGGCGTTCCCTGA
- the eccD gene encoding type VII secretion integral membrane protein EccD, with product MIGSRKVVSTATTSRAQLSRVTLVGERRRADIVLPSDTPIGQLLPDILQLLDDRAAARPMTRQLITSDGSALPHDSTLASAGIADGAVLRLVRAHSAPPAPVVHDVTDLVADDLDLQTWRWRPAARRASAGVASVAFAVVAALLARREFALDALTAALAAATLVLVAAGALVAKIGQGNRGLATALLLASGSLGILTAWTAADAYHWPGTARLAAVAAALVLTLVLLGYFSPLGRGGLIGAVATTVIAAAWEAVAAVQDDPARLGAVMAVFSVVLLGLLPRLALAASGLTALDDRRSGGTSVSRHQVGNALAATHRGLALATVVTAVSAAAGGWLLTTAGKPSVWTVALPSLVALVLLSRARAFPLVAEVVALFAAAAVLVVRLVMLWMQHAGGAGPLALLVVAAVLPLLVLAVHPPEHVQVRLRRMADLVESIGVVGLFPLAVGVFGVYGQLLNKF from the coding sequence ATGATAGGTTCCCGTAAAGTGGTGAGCACAGCAACGACTTCCCGAGCGCAGCTCAGCCGGGTGACTCTGGTCGGTGAGCGACGCCGGGCCGACATCGTCCTGCCGTCCGACACACCGATCGGGCAGCTGCTGCCGGACATTCTGCAGTTGCTGGACGACCGGGCGGCGGCACGCCCGATGACACGGCAGTTGATCACGTCGGACGGCTCCGCGCTCCCGCACGACAGCACGCTGGCCTCGGCGGGGATCGCGGACGGTGCGGTGCTCCGGCTGGTCCGGGCCCATTCCGCGCCCCCTGCCCCGGTCGTGCACGACGTCACCGATCTGGTGGCCGACGACCTCGATCTGCAGACCTGGCGCTGGCGTCCCGCGGCCCGTCGTGCGAGTGCGGGCGTGGCCTCGGTGGCCTTCGCGGTGGTCGCCGCGCTGTTGGCCCGGCGTGAGTTCGCCCTGGACGCGCTGACCGCCGCCCTCGCGGCCGCCACGCTCGTCCTGGTCGCGGCCGGTGCGCTCGTCGCGAAGATCGGGCAGGGCAACCGGGGCCTGGCGACCGCGCTCCTGCTCGCCTCCGGCAGCCTCGGCATCCTCACCGCCTGGACCGCCGCGGACGCCTACCACTGGCCGGGGACCGCGCGGCTCGCCGCCGTCGCCGCGGCGCTGGTCCTGACGCTGGTGCTCCTCGGCTACTTCTCCCCGCTCGGCCGCGGCGGGCTCATCGGCGCCGTCGCCACCACCGTGATCGCCGCGGCGTGGGAGGCCGTCGCCGCCGTCCAGGACGACCCGGCCCGGCTCGGCGCGGTGATGGCCGTCTTCTCCGTCGTACTGCTCGGACTGCTCCCCCGGCTCGCGCTGGCGGCCTCCGGCCTCACCGCGCTCGACGACCGCCGCTCCGGCGGCACCTCCGTCAGCCGCCACCAGGTGGGCAACGCGCTGGCGGCCACCCACCGCGGCCTCGCCCTGGCGACGGTGGTCACCGCGGTCTCCGCGGCCGCCGGTGGCTGGCTGCTCACCACGGCCGGCAAGCCGTCCGTGTGGACCGTGGCGCTGCCCTCGCTGGTGGCCCTCGTGCTGCTCTCCCGGGCGCGGGCCTTCCCGCTGGTCGCCGAGGTCGTCGCGCTCTTCGCCGCCGCCGCGGTCCTGGTCGTGCGCCTGGTCATGCTGTGGATGCAGCACGCCGGGGGCGCCGGACCGCTCGCCCTGCTGGTCGTGGCCGCGGTGCTGCCGCTGCTCGTCCTGGCGGTGCACCCGCCCGAGCACGTGCAGGTCCGGCTGCGGCGCATGGCCGATCTGGTCGAATCCATCGGTGTGGTGGGGCTCTTCCCGCTGGCCGTCGGTGTGTTCGGCGTGTACGGACAGCTGCTCAACAAGTTCTGA
- a CDS encoding terpene synthase family protein, producing the protein MSQIALPAFHMPFQSTGCNPGIEETREAAWEWAESNDLALSPVARKKMIRTRPELWISLIFPAASQRHLDLFCQWLFWAFLVDDEFDDGPAGRDPRMCEAAIDRLVTVLDGGPPRGAMERALVGLRTRTYRDRSARWIRQFRRDTVAWLWTYYAEAVERAAGQAPSRTEFVKHRRDSVAMQPFLDLHEITAGIDLPESARSLPAYIALRNAVTDHSGLCNDICSFEKEALLGYEHNAVRLIQRDRDCTLQEAVDEAGAQLAQIAQRVQRAEKELIEEIEAAGIQGPTRLALERCVRDYRGLVRGDFDYHARAERYTRPDLVEVDERESLSEHFAA; encoded by the coding sequence ATGAGCCAGATTGCGCTGCCAGCGTTTCATATGCCGTTCCAGAGCACCGGATGCAATCCAGGCATCGAGGAGACCAGGGAGGCAGCGTGGGAATGGGCCGAATCCAATGACCTCGCGCTCTCCCCGGTGGCCCGGAAGAAGATGATCCGGACCAGGCCCGAGCTCTGGATCTCCCTCATCTTCCCGGCCGCGTCGCAGCGGCATCTCGATCTCTTCTGCCAGTGGCTCTTCTGGGCCTTCCTCGTCGACGACGAGTTCGACGACGGGCCCGCCGGACGTGACCCGCGGATGTGCGAGGCGGCGATCGACCGGCTGGTCACCGTGCTCGACGGCGGCCCGCCGCGCGGCGCCATGGAGCGCGCGCTCGTGGGGCTGCGGACCCGGACGTACCGGGACCGGTCGGCGCGCTGGATCCGGCAGTTCCGGCGGGACACGGTCGCCTGGCTGTGGACCTACTACGCCGAGGCCGTGGAGCGGGCCGCCGGGCAGGCGCCGTCCCGGACCGAATTCGTCAAGCACCGCCGGGATTCGGTGGCCATGCAGCCCTTCCTGGACCTCCATGAGATCACCGCCGGGATCGACCTTCCGGAATCGGCCCGGAGCCTTCCCGCGTACATCGCGCTGCGCAACGCGGTCACCGATCACTCGGGGCTCTGCAACGACATCTGCTCCTTCGAGAAGGAGGCGCTGCTCGGGTACGAACACAACGCGGTGCGCCTCATCCAGCGTGATCGCGACTGCACGCTCCAGGAGGCCGTCGACGAGGCCGGGGCGCAGCTCGCACAGATCGCGCAGCGGGTGCAGCGGGCCGAGAAGGAGCTGATCGAGGAGATCGAGGCGGCCGGCATCCAGGGCCCCACCCGGCTCGCACTGGAGCGGTGCGTACGGGACTACCGGGGGCTGGTCCGGGGCGACTTCGACTACCACGCCCGCGCGGAGCGCTACACCCGTCCCGATCTCGTCGAGGTCGACGAACGGGAGTCCCTGTCCGAGCACTTCGCGGCCTGA
- a CDS encoding MinD/ParA family ATP-binding protein: MPNEENWQGDVLRAMRGGAAQGGPQGPGGQGHGAPAQGQGGRPYGAAAPGPGVPAQNAHAYGTPQQQYAGHQQGQQAPAQQSAHQPQQLQQHPGHQGHQAVAAHPAVQPQQQQQPQQAQPQAQHAAYTPGTRPQHTPDSRPVVDRELASVGRKARRGEPFAARAARALRVSVSSSAAREVARTTATAETLQQPVTTGRQIAVTSIRGGAGKSTVAALLGTTYAHYRQDPVLLVEADPALGSLPLRLGADSLRWTTGDLAGIIEPQMSLLDITGYLVQLPGNAWLLPGSQGQIGAMLDTRAYERVMVSLRRYFGVTVVDCETLPAEVARVALSAAQARVLAAPATLEGVTSTYAVLQWMQSLPRQVIAGTVVVLSELVPHPGLDLDEAAQKLKATGASVQVLPYDRHLAAGGAIRTELLAHATREAVTRLAADVFRLSQQHH, translated from the coding sequence ATGCCGAACGAAGAGAACTGGCAGGGCGATGTGCTGCGCGCCATGAGGGGCGGCGCCGCCCAGGGGGGCCCGCAGGGCCCCGGCGGTCAGGGGCACGGTGCGCCCGCGCAGGGTCAGGGCGGTCGGCCGTACGGTGCCGCCGCGCCGGGTCCCGGCGTTCCCGCGCAGAACGCCCATGCCTACGGGACGCCCCAGCAGCAGTACGCCGGCCACCAGCAAGGACAGCAGGCACCGGCCCAGCAGTCGGCCCATCAGCCTCAGCAGCTCCAGCAGCACCCCGGTCACCAGGGACACCAGGCGGTGGCCGCCCACCCCGCCGTACAGCCTCAACAGCAACAGCAGCCGCAGCAGGCTCAGCCCCAGGCGCAGCACGCCGCGTACACCCCGGGCACCCGGCCCCAGCACACCCCCGACTCCCGGCCCGTGGTGGACCGGGAGCTGGCCTCCGTCGGGCGCAAGGCGCGGCGCGGCGAGCCGTTCGCCGCGCGGGCCGCGCGCGCCCTGCGGGTGAGCGTGTCCTCGTCGGCGGCGCGCGAGGTCGCCCGTACCACCGCCACCGCCGAGACGCTCCAGCAGCCCGTGACGACCGGTCGGCAGATCGCCGTCACCTCCATCCGGGGCGGCGCGGGCAAGTCGACCGTCGCCGCGCTGCTCGGCACCACGTACGCGCACTACCGCCAGGACCCGGTCCTCCTCGTCGAGGCCGACCCGGCGCTCGGCTCGCTGCCGCTGCGGCTCGGCGCCGATTCGCTGCGCTGGACCACCGGTGACCTGGCGGGCATCATCGAGCCGCAGATGTCGCTGCTGGACATCACCGGATATCTCGTCCAGCTCCCCGGCAACGCCTGGCTGCTGCCCGGCAGTCAGGGCCAGATCGGCGCGATGCTGGACACCAGGGCGTACGAGCGGGTCATGGTGTCGCTGCGCCGCTACTTCGGCGTCACCGTCGTCGACTGCGAGACGCTGCCCGCCGAGGTCGCCCGGGTCGCGCTCTCCGCCGCCCAGGCCCGGGTGCTGGCCGCCCCCGCCACGCTGGAGGGCGTCACCAGCACGTACGCGGTCCTGCAGTGGATGCAGTCGCTGCCCCGGCAGGTGATCGCCGGCACCGTCGTCGTGCTCAGCGAACTGGTGCCGCACCCCGGGCTCGATCTCGACGAGGCGGCACAGAAGCTGAAGGCCACCGGCGCGAGTGTCCAGGTACTGCCGTACGACCGTCATCTGGCGGCCGGCGGCGCGATCCGTACCGAACTCCTGGCGCACGCGACCCGGGAGGCCGTCACCCGGCTCGCCGCGGACGTGTTCCGGCTGTCCCAGCAGCACCACTGA
- a CDS encoding DUF6177 family protein: MTKDVIALTPRMPDPLTVLAGLLAGGPDKLVGTAGEDAVVQLCDEQGRPLVSIEAPLLVQVAGEAERLLGATAPPVPFWWTEARATTGVEEAELIAGTFAARIATLAGGSAWPPQAARSLAVVKTDGVSVAPTPAAAQPAVDALTDKVAVIIQDRPVIAMTAWLSDAFRAAANAELGLQIVTSPGATLSPAVRNSLSGWPSRWVVQDEKDGYYDGLSGAVLRWQHGMFATVESPDAAPEDPRTPVAAAYQEVTDTGDRQLAISFRTVHPADDRLVLGGALESVWQELTGRPPAGWGTAEPANLPWSLRRLTDVAFERAPEPTWLVVVGSPDRPALATVRISRTKAGVEEDVTLAFGYGPGEEPPLGALPRVAEVLATRHHLQSMLVQLRRARRDLAVPPRFEGPGVPLAFVLGAEEVREMPGDRARRTPLSEPPVQLGPRSRPALYYPLPGDPSDLSGWQDFERLMRHLKGA, from the coding sequence ATGACCAAGGACGTCATCGCCCTCACCCCGCGCATGCCCGACCCGTTGACCGTGCTCGCGGGGCTGCTCGCGGGCGGCCCGGACAAGCTGGTGGGGACGGCGGGCGAGGATGCCGTCGTGCAGCTCTGCGACGAGCAGGGCCGGCCGCTCGTCTCCATCGAGGCGCCGCTGCTGGTGCAGGTCGCGGGCGAGGCCGAGCGGCTGCTCGGGGCCACCGCGCCGCCGGTTCCGTTCTGGTGGACGGAGGCCCGCGCCACCACCGGGGTCGAGGAGGCCGAGCTGATCGCGGGCACCTTCGCGGCCCGGATCGCCACCCTGGCCGGGGGCTCCGCCTGGCCGCCTCAGGCCGCGCGCTCCCTCGCGGTGGTGAAGACCGACGGGGTGAGCGTCGCGCCGACGCCCGCCGCCGCGCAGCCCGCCGTGGACGCGCTCACCGACAAGGTGGCCGTCATCATCCAGGACCGTCCGGTGATCGCCATGACGGCCTGGCTCTCGGACGCGTTCCGGGCCGCGGCCAACGCCGAGCTGGGGCTCCAGATCGTCACCTCGCCGGGCGCCACGCTCTCCCCCGCGGTGCGCAACAGCCTCAGCGGCTGGCCCTCGCGCTGGGTGGTGCAGGACGAGAAGGACGGCTACTACGACGGTCTGTCCGGTGCCGTACTGCGCTGGCAGCACGGCATGTTCGCGACGGTCGAGTCGCCCGACGCCGCGCCCGAGGACCCGCGCACCCCGGTGGCCGCCGCCTACCAGGAGGTCACCGACACCGGTGACCGCCAGCTGGCGATCTCGTTCCGCACGGTCCACCCGGCGGACGACCGGCTGGTGCTGGGCGGGGCGCTGGAGTCGGTGTGGCAGGAGCTGACGGGGCGGCCGCCGGCCGGGTGGGGCACCGCCGAGCCCGCCAACCTGCCGTGGTCGCTGCGCCGGCTGACCGATGTCGCCTTCGAGCGGGCGCCCGAGCCGACCTGGCTCGTGGTGGTCGGCAGCCCGGACCGGCCGGCCCTGGCCACGGTCCGCATCAGCCGTACGAAGGCGGGGGTGGAGGAGGACGTCACGCTGGCGTTCGGCTACGGCCCCGGCGAGGAACCCCCGCTGGGCGCGCTGCCCCGGGTGGCGGAGGTGCTCGCCACCCGTCATCACCTCCAGTCGATGCTGGTCCAGCTCCGCAGGGCGCGGCGCGACCTGGCCGTGCCGCCGCGCTTCGAGGGGCCGGGGGTCCCGCTGGCCTTCGTGCTCGGCGCGGAGGAGGTGCGCGAGATGCCCGGCGACCGCGCCCGGCGCACCCCGCTCTCCGAGCCGCCCGTCCAGCTCGGCCCGAGGTCCCGTCCGGCGCTGTACTACCCGCTGCCGGGCGACCCGTCGGACCTGTCCGGCTGGCAGGACTTCGAGCGGCTGATGCGGCATCTGAAGGGCGCCTGA